ATATCCAAGAGTTgaatttactttacttaatacacaaatacaaaaatttAAACATTAACGTTCATTACCTGTATGCAGCTTCTTGAGGGTCTCGTATGTAAAGAAGGTGATCCCTGCATATGGGATAACACCCAGGATTGTGGGAGTGAAGCCTCTGTAAAGAGTCCTGACGCCTTCCTCTTGAGAGATCCgcacaaaaacatgcatgatGTTGCTGTACCTGTAGCaagacaaagacatttatttaacaaatgtcCAAAGCGACCTACCATTTTTTATACTATGCTCAGTACTGAGGGAAAACTCAGATCTGTATCGTAATTCTTGTCATGCTTAGACACAAAATTATTCATTCATAacaatgttatttaaaaatgtgtaaaatttgCTTCTACAAAACAGTTGAGGCTAGTTTAGACTAGCTGTAGTCCAGTCACAGCCTGCTTGAGCTAAATTTGTCCATAATGGAGAAAGCTAGTCATGCTAAAAGCCAACCTGCCTAGTTTAGATGTGGCATCTGATATAGtatctgtttttatctgacaATGATGGGGGAGGTGGTGGGAGCTTACATTTCTTTGGCAGTGACTGCCATCCTGGCTCGCACCATGTCCAAAGGGTAGGTAAGCATGGCAGCAGTTGTGCCAGCCAGAGAGCCAGCCAGGAAACGTGGGAAAGGAGGCAGAGCTCTGAAACAAGCAACAAAGTTAAAGCTgaacaaaactttatttttgcttATTAAAAGGTTCTGCAACAAAGTGGTGCTGTACTGCCCAGCAGTGCTTTGAGGAAACACCCAGCGTTGTGCAAGTTCAACACCTCACAAGAGCgagattaaaaattaaatagCTCCCGTTCATACTAAATTCTAAACTAAGTTCAAAGTCACAAAAAATTTGCAAGTTTACGTTCAGTTCTCAGAAACTCCGGTGTTCATGCACAACACTGCTAACACgctgatgtttagcaggtaCTGTATAATGTTTGACCATTTTGGTTTAGCGTGTGccagcatgttaacattttacAATCAGCACCAAACAGGTGAGGCTGATgggaatttaaaaatgtgtcccCATGGTGGCACCATATTAAAGGTAAGAGGATTTAAAAGTAACTACATCAAAGTGGCAGGTTGTCAATGACGTCCTGAACGCCACTTCACCAGCTACAAACTCACCCATGGtgtttaacttttaaaacaTGCAACTTTACAACCAATTTTACAACCATCGACACTCACACCTATGCCACCCACCTCTAAAACAccacaattaaataaatacaataccACCACTAATAAGTgagtacaaaaacaacactacTCACTTTCCCTGGTAGCCATAGTAGCTCCCGAGTAGTTTCTTGTACTGGTCATGGGAGCAGAACTGGATGGCAGCGTAGGGCATCACCCTCACCATGGTAGCAGAGTTCCCCCTCCACAGGCTGAGCAGCCCATCCTTCATGTAGGTGCAGTAGATGAGTCTGAAGGCTTCCTGGAGACagtgccaaaataaaataaagatagCGTGAAGCCATAACTATGAATGCTTTGGTGTTTGTGCAAATATCTAAATTGTTTATTcatatgtattattattgtatattcaTTGTTTCAGCAGTAGCTGTAcctctgtgctgctgacatCGTAGTCTCACATTAAGTTGAATGAATCTAGATTTAATCAATGACTAATTAGCTGATAGGATAGACGCCTGAACTCACCTTAGCTGAGAATCTGTTTGAGGACACTGTGGAACAACAACAGACAGAGTCAATCTCAGGGTTGAACAACCCACGCAAACATGTAGGCTAAACATCTAATAAGAGGATTAACAATTAGGTAACAGTTACAGTCAGCGAAAACCTTCCATGCAAGTAGTAAACAGCAGTTGTTTTTCATACACACAACAGAATTCAAGTCACTCACGTGTAGTCTATTTATCTACATCTATATTTAGAACATTTATGGAGTGCCTTGCCTTGGAAGATGATCTTGGTACGATCCAGTGGTGCAATTACAGTTTTGGCCACAGCTCCTGCAAACGCACCACACAGCAGGGAGTCCAGAGTGGTCCATCTTGTCCTCAGGTCCTgtttagacacacacatgttTGTATTGTGAGTGGTGGTACCCTGGGCATAACTCCAGATATCTTCGCAACCTTCCAGTGGTTACTGGAGCATGGATAAGGAACGTGATCACGCATGATCTCCTTAGGTGCATGTTTGATCTTGACAAGCAAGAAAAGCACAAGTCATACACTTATCAGCACAAACCTTCcagtgtctgtctctcagcagcATTAACTGTGACACAACAGTGAAATCTGTTGACTACAGAGTGACTCAGCTGTTAAAAGAGAATCACAAGCGACAGAACCGACCTGTTCTTCGTGGAAGCCGAGCCATTTGTTTACGTATGCGTGAGCGTTCATTCAGATGAAAAGGGACAGTTGAACCCGATAAAACAATCCCCTTGATAAGCAAAGCATCTGGCATGAATAACAAACACGTTTCGCAATTGAGACGCTAGAGTCCTGGATATGCATGTGGAGGAAGGTCAATGATTTAAATAGAGCAAAAATTAGAGCTTATCATTGAACCAGTCAACCTCTCCAACCTACATATGTTTGCAAGTTCAACTGCAGCCAAAATGAATGGACATTTTAGTATTATCAAGCAGATTGGTCCTGTTTTAAAATGGGGTCGctgttagaataaaaacaaacaacaaacatgtatattttaatCACACATACAGTCTTTAAGCTCTGTGATACTAGAGCTATTATCTGTTATGACTCCTGTTATTCAAGGCTACTTACTGCATTGCTTTGTAAACTAAGGCCGGCTTCAGACCAGCTGTCACCTCCCTGCTAAATACCATTACTACATACAGTAGTACCAGGAGAAGCATGGTACTAGTACTAGTAGTGGTAACAGTACTAAAAGGAAGGCTCTGCTGCACCACAGTACCACCTGGCCTTTAAAACAAAGCCTGAGAGGACATTTTGCATTATGACAGAAATataacaaaagacagaaagaaatagCACCTACAGCTCAAATGAAAGTAAGTTTGGTTGCATTAACACAAAGTACACAAACAACTGACAAAGCACCGTTTTATTCTCTCAGTTTACCACAAGTTCCTGTTTGAGcttgtgcaaaaaaaaatatatatatatatgcaattCAGTCACAACTTGCACAATGCCATGCGTGTGCCAGCTGCCATGGCACAAACCCCTGCAATCTGCCGTGTTTTGTATCGGAGCAGAACACGTGAACGGAGACCACACTCACCTTTGCCTGGCTCGAAGGCGG
This genomic window from Anabas testudineus chromosome 4, fAnaTes1.2, whole genome shotgun sequence contains:
- the LOC113152796 gene encoding mitochondrial coenzyme A transporter SLC25A42: MAHRVHDRPSRLPVAQATVLALPPSSQAKDLRTRWTTLDSLLCGAFAGAVAKTVIAPLDRTKIIFQVSSNRFSAKEAFRLIYCTYMKDGLLSLWRGNSATMVRVMPYAAIQFCSHDQYKKLLGSYYGYQGKALPPFPRFLAGSLAGTTAAMLTYPLDMVRARMAVTAKEMYSNIMHVFVRISQEEGVRTLYRGFTPTILGVIPYAGITFFTYETLKKLHTERTKRAQPYPYERLAFGACAGLIGQSASYPLDVVRRRMQTAGVTGSSYGTILGTMREIITREGVICGLYKGLSMNWVKGPIAVGVSFTTFDITHNLLLKWHQMGYFTH